A window of bacterium BMS3Abin02 contains these coding sequences:
- the livF_4 gene encoding high-affinity branched-chain amino acid transport ATP-binding protein LivF, with translation MADALLQVSDLAVRYGPVRAVDGVELSIRPGEVVGLIGPNGAGKSSLLLGVTGVVEPDRGEVLFDGRSILGVATEQIVRRGIGLVPEGRHVFPEFTVRENLRLGALGRSTPDALTEDLAWVEELFPVVAERREDLAGVLSGGQQQMLVIARALLSRPRVLLLDEPSLGLAPSVVAKVFGALADVRDRGVAILLVEQRAQLAVEFADRTHVMRNGKFVMTLGPGEEMDVEAMASAYFGS, from the coding sequence GTGGCTGACGCGCTGTTGCAGGTCTCCGACCTGGCTGTGAGGTACGGACCCGTACGAGCGGTCGATGGCGTCGAGTTGTCGATTCGCCCGGGTGAAGTCGTGGGGCTCATCGGCCCCAACGGTGCCGGCAAGTCTTCGCTGTTGTTAGGAGTGACCGGGGTCGTGGAACCCGACCGAGGCGAGGTGCTCTTCGACGGCCGTTCCATTCTCGGGGTTGCGACCGAACAGATCGTCCGCCGCGGGATTGGGCTGGTGCCGGAGGGGCGCCACGTCTTCCCCGAATTCACGGTCCGAGAGAACCTTCGTCTTGGGGCGCTCGGCAGGTCGACGCCGGATGCCCTCACCGAAGACTTGGCCTGGGTGGAAGAACTGTTCCCGGTGGTTGCCGAGCGCCGGGAAGACCTTGCAGGCGTTCTTTCGGGCGGGCAACAGCAGATGCTGGTGATTGCCAGAGCGCTGCTGAGCCGGCCTCGTGTTCTCCTCCTCGATGAGCCGTCGCTCGGCCTGGCTCCTTCGGTCGTCGCGAAGGTCTTTGGCGCACTTGCCGACGTTCGGGATCGCGGTGTCGCCATTCTGCTGGTGGAACAGCGAGCTCAACTCGCCGTCGAGTTCGCGGATCGAACACATGTCATGCGCAATGGCAAATTCGTGATGACACTCGGACCGGGCGAAGAAATGGATGTCGAGGCCATGGCGTCGGCATACTTCGGCTCATGA
- the livH_4 gene encoding high-affinity branched-chain amino acid transport system permease protein LivH produces the protein MSIVQAIPDAVALGTLFALVAMGVGLVFGVIRLVNFAHGELITAGAYALFLTKGLSTGVRAVIAIGVVVALAALMEVVYRPLKNVAPATMLIATFAVSFLLQNVALVVFGAQGGNMGFLSGLNQAFRLGPFQVRWITLVGLVVGSLSLAGMALFLRRTDLGLQMRAAAADVWMAKLLGVPTRRVVRLAFLLGGLLAGVVTLALAVQRPLVTPTFGFQVLIPVLVGVVVGGIDRLVPATLGGFTIGFATVLISVALPGSQRVFLNSVLFALVITVLLVKPAGLFEGRNPTAERV, from the coding sequence ATGAGTATCGTGCAGGCAATTCCGGACGCCGTTGCTCTCGGCACGCTGTTCGCGCTCGTGGCCATGGGGGTGGGTCTCGTGTTCGGGGTCATCCGCCTGGTGAATTTCGCACACGGCGAATTGATCACCGCGGGTGCATATGCGCTGTTCCTCACCAAGGGCCTTTCCACGGGCGTTCGGGCGGTGATCGCCATCGGCGTGGTGGTCGCGCTCGCTGCGTTGATGGAGGTCGTGTACCGTCCATTGAAGAACGTCGCACCCGCCACGATGCTCATCGCGACGTTCGCGGTGTCGTTCCTGCTGCAGAATGTCGCTCTCGTCGTCTTCGGAGCTCAAGGTGGGAACATGGGCTTCCTCTCCGGGCTGAACCAGGCGTTTCGCCTGGGCCCGTTCCAGGTGAGATGGATCACGCTCGTGGGTCTGGTCGTGGGAAGTCTCTCCCTGGCGGGTATGGCGCTCTTCCTGCGACGCACCGATCTGGGGCTTCAGATGCGAGCGGCTGCTGCAGATGTCTGGATGGCCAAGCTTCTCGGTGTGCCCACGAGGCGAGTTGTTCGATTGGCATTCCTTCTCGGAGGATTGTTGGCTGGAGTCGTCACTTTGGCACTTGCAGTTCAGCGACCACTGGTCACGCCCACCTTCGGTTTCCAGGTGCTCATCCCGGTGTTGGTCGGTGTCGTCGTCGGTGGAATCGATCGACTTGTGCCGGCCACACTCGGAGGCTTCACGATCGGATTCGCCACCGTGCTGATCAGCGTGGCGTTGCCCGGGTCACAACGAGTGTTTCTCAATAGCGTGCTGTTCGCTCTCGTGATCACCGTGCTTCTCGTCAAGCCGGCCGGATTGTTCGAGGGCCGGAACCCGACCGCGGAGCGCGTATGA